A genome region from Thermodesulfobacteriota bacterium includes the following:
- a CDS encoding NADH-quinone oxidoreductase subunit H — protein sequence MASALLHLGVLLLLPPLLLGVANRTKSWFSGRKGPPLFQAYFDLARLLRKGLVVSRTTTAVFPAGPLVALAAAVLAGLLVPLGPAPLLGFAGDAVAAVYLLALGRFFTAAAALDTGSAFEGMGAAREVSFASMAEPVVFLAFLCLTRLSGGLTLSAMLSPGHMAPAWSAAGPSLALLAASVFVVLLAEGCRIPFDDPNTHLELTMIHEVMVLDHSGPLFGLVLYGAAVKFLVLGAVLVRIAVPAATGSPWLDQAAFVAGLLALAAGVGVVESVMARLRLTHVPTLLTAAGVLSGFAFLLLLR from the coding sequence ATGGCGAGCGCGCTCCTTCACCTGGGGGTCCTCCTCCTGCTCCCCCCCCTCCTCCTGGGGGTCGCCAACCGCACCAAGTCCTGGTTCTCGGGCCGGAAGGGGCCGCCGCTCTTCCAGGCCTACTTCGACCTGGCCCGACTCCTGCGCAAAGGGTTGGTGGTGAGCCGCACGACGACCGCGGTCTTCCCGGCGGGCCCCCTGGTGGCCCTGGCGGCGGCGGTCCTGGCGGGCCTCCTGGTGCCCCTGGGGCCCGCCCCTCTCCTGGGCTTCGCGGGGGACGCGGTGGCGGCGGTGTACCTCCTGGCCCTGGGGCGGTTCTTCACGGCGGCGGCGGCCCTCGACACGGGCTCGGCCTTCGAGGGGATGGGGGCGGCCCGGGAGGTCAGCTTCGCCTCCATGGCCGAGCCCGTGGTGTTCTTGGCGTTTCTGTGCCTCACCCGGCTCTCGGGGGGGCTCACGCTCTCGGCCATGCTCTCCCCCGGGCACATGGCGCCGGCCTGGTCTGCCGCCGGGCCGAGCCTGGCGCTCCTGGCCGCGAGCGTCTTCGTGGTGCTCCTGGCGGAGGGGTGCCGCATCCCCTTCGACGACCCCAACACCCACCTGGAGCTCACCATGATCCACGAGGTCATGGTGCTCGACCACAGCGGCCCCCTCTTCGGCCTGGTGCTCTACGGGGCGGCGGTCAAGTTCCTGGTGCTCGGCGCGGTGCTCGTGCGGATCGCGGTGCCGGCGGCCACGGGCTCGCCCTGGCTCGACCAGGCCGCGTTCGTGGCAGGGCTGCTGGCCCTGGCTGCGGGGGTCGGGGTGGTGGAGTCGGTCATGGCCCGGCTTCGCCTCACCCACGTGCCGACGCTTCTGACGGCGGCCGGGGTGCTGTCCGGCTTTGCCTTCCTCCTCCTCTTGAGGTGA
- a CDS encoding hydrogenase, translating into MEALLDLLLVAIVLLNFFVLGTSRLRAVIRAVGAQGVILGVLPLLAHGAAGPRALLVVLPPVLLKGIVIPAMLMRALRTAQIKREVEPFLGFAPSLVLGALGMAAALALSQQLPLLPGQRSGLVVPASLATVLVGFVLLTTRLKAITQVLGYLVLENGIFLFGLLLMEAMPFLLEIAALLDLFVAIFVMGIILNHISREFSDIDTQHLSALRE; encoded by the coding sequence GTGGAAGCGCTGCTCGACCTCCTCCTGGTCGCCATCGTGCTCCTGAATTTCTTCGTCCTGGGCACGAGCCGGCTGCGGGCCGTGATCCGGGCCGTGGGGGCCCAGGGGGTGATCCTGGGGGTGCTCCCGCTCCTGGCCCACGGCGCGGCGGGGCCCCGCGCGCTCCTCGTGGTCCTCCCCCCCGTGCTCCTCAAGGGAATCGTGATCCCCGCCATGCTGATGCGGGCGCTGCGCACGGCCCAGATCAAGCGGGAAGTGGAGCCCTTTCTGGGGTTTGCGCCGTCCCTGGTGCTGGGCGCCCTGGGCATGGCGGCAGCCCTGGCCCTGAGCCAACAGCTCCCGCTCCTCCCTGGCCAGCGAAGCGGGCTCGTTGTTCCCGCGTCCCTGGCGACGGTGCTCGTGGGGTTCGTGCTCCTCACCACCCGCCTCAAGGCCATTACCCAGGTGCTGGGCTACCTGGTGCTCGAGAACGGAATCTTCCTCTTCGGCCTGCTCCTCATGGAGGCCATGCCCTTTCTGCTCGAGATCGCCGCGCTCCTCGACCTCTTCGTCGCGATCTTCGTGATGGGCATCATCCTCAACCACATCAGCCGGGAGTTCTCCGACATCGACACCCAGCACCTCTCGGCCCTGCGGGAGTAG